Proteins from a single region of Ochotona princeps isolate mOchPri1 chromosome 27, mOchPri1.hap1, whole genome shotgun sequence:
- the SMCO2 gene encoding single-pass membrane and coiled-coil domain-containing protein 2 isoform X4 translates to MDALPAGSTETRGMAELRTEPEPEQPPQRGPDEQEVDLAPEDPRTSTSLQLSENIPELSRENMFRQLNYWNAKMSLQVKELGADHVDWMEKMNSILQITSITESTVKSLLKEVKFLEGQTEKMEDQDFDPDQGANIEAKITEIRKQLEEMDKKFAQGDACHEAHDLKEKLTGGIELVALFSQNFCKDMTLLNSRLGMYHQLQEEKTDSESSGEMTVEESEPQVPEALPAAAVRSTPPPVTAWKWALQIFIMFYVFAFTGILCYILLFDATFIFERVLPMVLGRHTLWELREVITPFLNLEVEDLLPS, encoded by the exons GGCATGGCAGAGCTGAGGACTGAGCCTGAGCCTGAGCAGCCGCCACAGAGGGGACCGGATGAGCAGGAAGTAGACCTCGCCCCTGAGGACCCTCGCACATCCACATCTTTGCAGCTTTCGGAGAACATTCCAGAACT GAGCCGGGAGAACATGTTCCGGCAGCTGAACTACTGGAACGCAAAGATGAGCCTGCAAGTGAAAGAACTCGGAGCTGATCACGTTGACTGGATGGAGAAGATGAACAGTATCCTACAGATAACCAGCATCACAGAGAGCACTGTGAAGAG TTTATTAAAGGAGGTGAAGTTCCTGGAGGGTCAGACTGAGAAGATGGAGGACCAGGACTTTGACCCCGACCAGGGGGCTAACATCGAG GCAAAGATCACTGAAATTAGAAAACAGTTGGAAGAAATGGATAAGAAATTTGCCCAG GGAGACGCTTGCCATGAAGCTCATGACTTAAAAGAGAAACTCACTGGGGGAATAGAG TTGGTTGCCCTTTTTTCTCAGAACTTCTGTAAGGACATGACCCTGCTCAACAGTAGGCTGGGGATGTACCACCAGCTCCAGGAGGAGAAAACGGACTCGGAGAGCTCGGGAGAAATGACTGTAGAAGAAAGCGAGCCCCAGGTCCcagaggctctgcctgctgccgcGGTGCGGTCCACTCCTCCGCCAGTCACAGCATG GAAGTGGGCGCTGCAGATTTTCATCATGTTCTATGTCTTCGCCTTCACTGGGATTTTGTGTTACATACTGCTTTTTGACGCTACGTTTATCTTCGAGAGAGTGCTCCCTATGGTGCTGGGGCGACACACGTTATGGGAGCTGCGGGAAGTCATCACACCCTTCTTGAACCTGGAGGTGGAAGACCTGTTACCCTCCTGA